One segment of Comamonas thiooxydans DNA contains the following:
- a CDS encoding acyl-CoA dehydrogenase family protein: MQWTHEHLEVRKTLKRYIDEKINPHVDEWEQEEIFPAHQVFKGLGDLGLLGLTKPEAYGGAGLDYSYSLMMAETLGHIRCGGVPMAIGVQTDMCTPALARFGSDALRDQFLAPAIAGDMVGCIGVSEPGAGSDVSGIKSHARKDGDDYIISGQKMWITNSIQADWMCMLVNTGDGPVHKNKSLIMVPLREGPRGKLTRGVEVAQKLRKIGMNSSDTGLLFFDEVRVPQRYLVGQEGQGFIYQMQQFQEERLWASASGLLAMEDCIQQTIEWAQQRQMFGSTLIDQQWVQFKLAELQTEVEALRALTYRAAQMYMAGQDALQLASMAKLKSGRLTREVADTCLQFWGGMGFTWDNRVSRLYRDGRLGSIGGGADEVMLGIIGKTMGLIKRQAH, translated from the coding sequence ATGCAATGGACCCATGAACATCTGGAAGTGCGCAAGACCCTCAAGCGCTATATCGACGAGAAGATCAATCCTCATGTCGATGAATGGGAGCAGGAGGAGATCTTCCCGGCGCACCAGGTGTTCAAGGGGCTGGGCGATCTGGGCCTGCTGGGCCTGACCAAGCCCGAAGCCTATGGCGGCGCGGGTCTGGATTACTCTTACAGCCTGATGATGGCCGAGACTCTGGGCCATATCCGCTGCGGCGGCGTGCCCATGGCCATTGGCGTGCAGACCGATATGTGCACGCCCGCACTGGCACGCTTTGGCAGCGATGCCTTGCGCGATCAGTTTCTGGCGCCCGCCATCGCGGGCGATATGGTGGGTTGCATAGGCGTGAGCGAGCCCGGTGCGGGCAGCGATGTGTCGGGTATCAAAAGCCATGCCCGCAAGGATGGCGATGACTACATCATCAGCGGCCAGAAGATGTGGATCACCAACAGCATTCAGGCGGACTGGATGTGCATGCTGGTCAACACCGGTGATGGACCGGTGCACAAGAACAAAAGTCTCATCATGGTGCCGCTGCGAGAGGGGCCGCGCGGCAAGCTGACCAGGGGCGTGGAAGTGGCGCAGAAGCTGCGCAAGATCGGCATGAACTCTTCGGACACGGGCCTGCTGTTCTTTGACGAGGTGCGCGTGCCGCAGCGCTATCTGGTTGGGCAGGAGGGACAGGGCTTCATCTATCAGATGCAGCAGTTTCAGGAGGAGCGGCTCTGGGCCTCGGCCAGCGGCCTGCTCGCCATGGAGGACTGTATTCAGCAGACCATTGAGTGGGCACAGCAGCGGCAGATGTTCGGCAGCACTCTGATCGATCAGCAATGGGTGCAGTTCAAGCTGGCCGAGTTGCAGACCGAGGTCGAGGCTTTGCGCGCACTGACCTATCGTGCAGCCCAGATGTATATGGCGGGCCAGGATGCGCTGCAGCTGGCCAGCATGGCCAAGCTCAAGTCGGGGCGGCTGACGCGCGAAGTGGCCGATACCTGTCTGCAGTTCTGGGGCGGCATGGGCTTTACCTGGGACAACCGTGTCTCGCGCCTGTACCGCGATGGGCGTCTGGGCTCGATAGGCGGCGGTGCCGACGAGGTCATGCTGGGCATCATTGGCAAGACCATGGGGCTGATCAAGCGCCAGGCGCACTGA
- a CDS encoding lipid-transfer protein — MSRDVFVAGVGMIPFAKPGKSDPYFQMGSSATSLALADAGLAYDAVQQAYAGYVYGDSTAGQRALYEVGMSGIPIINVNNNCSTGSTALFLARQAVASGAADCVLALGFEQMTPGALGSVFSDRPSPFDRFEAETDALVGDNGVPLALRYFGGAGKAHMDQYGTQLSTFAKIRAKASRHAARNPLALFRTEVSEEEVMASPVMWPGVMTRLMACPPTCGAAAALLVSEAYALKHGLDHSVRIRAQSMTTDSLKTFEAHDMREVVGFSMAQDAARQVYEQAGISPQDVDVVELHDCFAQNELLTYEALGLCPVGGAEKFVCDGDNTYGGKFVTNPSGGLLSKGHPLGATGLAQCTELVQQLRGRADQRQVANARLALQHNLGLGGACVVTLYERV, encoded by the coding sequence ATGAGTCGCGATGTGTTTGTTGCCGGCGTAGGCATGATTCCATTTGCCAAACCCGGAAAGAGTGATCCCTACTTCCAGATGGGCTCCAGTGCCACGTCCCTGGCGCTGGCAGATGCAGGCCTCGCGTATGACGCAGTGCAGCAAGCCTATGCAGGCTATGTCTACGGTGACTCCACCGCTGGTCAGAGAGCGCTGTATGAGGTGGGCATGTCCGGCATTCCCATCATCAATGTCAACAACAACTGTTCCACCGGCTCCACCGCACTGTTCCTGGCACGTCAAGCCGTGGCCAGCGGTGCTGCCGACTGTGTGCTGGCCCTGGGGTTCGAGCAGATGACCCCTGGCGCACTGGGCTCGGTCTTTAGCGACCGGCCCAGCCCTTTTGACCGATTCGAAGCGGAAACCGATGCCCTGGTCGGCGACAACGGCGTGCCACTGGCCCTGCGCTACTTCGGCGGAGCAGGCAAGGCGCATATGGACCAGTACGGCACGCAGCTTTCCACCTTTGCCAAGATCCGCGCCAAGGCCAGCCGCCATGCAGCGCGCAATCCCCTGGCCCTGTTCCGCACCGAGGTGTCAGAGGAGGAGGTCATGGCCTCTCCCGTGATGTGGCCGGGCGTCATGACCCGGCTCATGGCCTGCCCACCGACCTGCGGTGCGGCGGCGGCCCTGCTGGTGTCCGAAGCCTATGCGCTCAAGCATGGCCTGGACCACAGCGTGCGCATCCGCGCCCAGTCCATGACCACGGACAGCCTCAAGACCTTCGAGGCCCACGATATGCGCGAAGTGGTGGGCTTCAGCATGGCTCAGGACGCTGCGCGTCAGGTCTACGAACAGGCCGGCATCAGTCCCCAGGACGTTGATGTAGTGGAGCTGCACGACTGCTTTGCACAAAACGAATTGCTGACCTACGAGGCCCTGGGCCTGTGCCCTGTGGGCGGTGCGGAAAAATTTGTCTGCGACGGCGACAACACCTACGGCGGCAAGTTTGTGACCAATCCGTCGGGCGGTCTGCTATCCAAGGGACACCCGCTGGGCGCCACCGGTCTTGCCCAGTGCACAGAATTGGTGCAACAGCTGCGCGGCCGGGCCGATCAGCGCCAGGTTGCCAATGCCCGCCTGGCGCTGCAGCACAACCTCGGCCTCGGTGGCGCCTGTGTGGTCACCCTCTACGAGCGCGTTTGA
- a CDS encoding SDR family oxidoreductase: protein MYQSVFRAALFAGQVVVVTGSGSGIGRCVAHELASLGATVALVGRNQDKLAAVQAELQQAGVPEDRVSRHRADIRDEAAVKALVAEVLARHGRIDALVNNAGGQYIAPLASIGAKGWQAVLDTNLTGGFLMARECFVQHMAEHGGSIVNMVADMWGSMPGMGHSGAARAGMVSLTETAAAEWAPHGVRVNAIAPGYIASSGMDHYPPEAAAMLRKMPATVPAGRFGNEAEVSASIVFLLSPAASFISGTVLRVDGARPQVRMGMGPVAASAEVQQRGAVRAFDGFSLYQTPKVFQS, encoded by the coding sequence ATGTACCAATCCGTATTCCGTGCCGCATTGTTTGCGGGGCAGGTGGTTGTGGTGACCGGTAGCGGCTCGGGCATCGGCCGCTGCGTTGCGCACGAGCTGGCATCCCTGGGGGCCACAGTTGCCCTGGTGGGACGCAATCAGGACAAGCTGGCTGCGGTTCAAGCCGAGCTGCAGCAGGCCGGAGTACCGGAGGATAGAGTCAGCCGTCACAGAGCGGATATACGGGATGAGGCTGCCGTCAAAGCGCTGGTGGCCGAGGTTCTGGCCCGCCACGGGCGCATCGACGCCCTGGTCAATAACGCGGGTGGGCAGTACATCGCCCCCCTGGCCAGCATCGGAGCCAAGGGTTGGCAGGCCGTGCTGGACACCAATCTCACCGGCGGCTTCCTCATGGCGCGCGAATGCTTTGTGCAACACATGGCAGAGCATGGCGGCTCCATCGTCAACATGGTGGCCGATATGTGGGGCTCCATGCCGGGCATGGGGCACAGCGGTGCGGCGCGAGCAGGCATGGTCAGCTTGACCGAGACGGCGGCTGCGGAATGGGCGCCCCATGGCGTGCGTGTGAATGCCATCGCCCCCGGCTACATCGCCTCCAGCGGCATGGATCACTACCCACCCGAAGCGGCAGCCATGCTGCGCAAGATGCCTGCTACCGTGCCGGCGGGGCGCTTTGGCAACGAGGCCGAGGTTTCCGCCTCCATCGTGTTTTTGCTCAGTCCCGCAGCCAGTTTCATCAGCGGCACGGTTTTGCGCGTCGATGGTGCCCGTCCCCAGGTGCGCATGGGCATGGGTCCGGTAGCCGCCAGTGCCGAGGTGCAGCAACGCGGCGCAGTGCGTGCATTTGATGGCTTTTCTCTCTACCAGACTCCCAAGGTGTTTCAGTCATGA
- a CDS encoding enoyl-CoA hydratase/isomerase family protein — protein MTQVLEIERLPLGNGFVEWWRLNSPQTRNALTDEVVQALRDHAARAQKDSLLRVVVLCGNGGHFCAGGSLGGFASSIGSPLPAGAQDPLVQVNREFGQLLQQLAELPQLLIAAVQGAAMGGGVGLVCVADWVVADQQAVFATPEVTLGIVPAQIAPFVLRRLGDGLARQWLLGGQRWSASQAQQAGLVQTVIQAADAAHWRQQLQQQLEICAQAAPQAVATTKKLLAAIGGQSLDASLNQGAQAFASALRSAEAGAGLKAFSSKQPAPWTCIAGGAS, from the coding sequence ATGACTCAGGTGCTTGAAATCGAACGTCTTCCCTTAGGCAACGGCTTTGTGGAATGGTGGCGACTGAACTCGCCGCAAACCCGCAATGCGCTGACCGATGAGGTGGTGCAAGCCTTGCGCGATCACGCCGCCAGAGCGCAGAAGGATTCACTGCTGCGCGTGGTCGTGCTGTGCGGCAATGGCGGGCATTTCTGCGCGGGTGGGAGCCTGGGCGGCTTTGCCAGCAGCATAGGCTCGCCGCTGCCTGCGGGGGCGCAGGACCCGCTGGTTCAGGTCAACCGCGAGTTTGGTCAGCTGCTGCAGCAACTGGCAGAGCTGCCCCAACTGCTGATCGCTGCCGTGCAGGGCGCGGCCATGGGCGGCGGTGTGGGGCTGGTCTGCGTGGCCGACTGGGTGGTGGCGGATCAGCAGGCCGTCTTTGCCACACCCGAGGTGACGCTGGGCATTGTGCCCGCGCAGATTGCGCCGTTTGTGCTGCGCAGGCTGGGCGACGGCTTGGCGCGCCAATGGCTGCTGGGCGGCCAGCGCTGGTCCGCAAGCCAGGCACAGCAGGCAGGTCTGGTTCAGACCGTGATACAGGCCGCAGATGCTGCCCACTGGCGCCAGCAGCTGCAGCAGCAGCTCGAGATCTGCGCGCAGGCCGCACCGCAGGCGGTGGCTACGACCAAAAAGCTGCTGGCAGCCATTGGCGGACAAAGTCTGGATGCATCGCTGAACCAGGGCGCGCAGGCCTTTGCCAGTGCGCTGCGCAGCGCTGAAGCGGGGGCAGGGCTCAAGGCCTTTTCCAGCAAGCAGCCCGCTCCCTGGACCTGCATTGCAGGAGGTGCATCATG
- a CDS encoding acyl-CoA carboxylase subunit beta, translating to MSVFASQWNAAGEQAQQRRAATLARIAALRELEQRAAQASQRAKPQFEKRGQLLPRERVALLLDAGRPWLPLCTLAGFMLDHEDPSKSVPGGGMLAGIGFVSGVRCMVVASDSGIEAGAIQEKGLDKMLRVQEIALQNKLPFIHLVESAGANLMRYRVEGFVMGGALFRNLARLSAAGLPVITVQHGSGTAGGAYMPGLSDVVIMVRGRSRAFLAGPPLLKAATGEIATEEELGGAEMHTSVSGLGEYLAEDDRQALGMARAVVSQLSQWKRPEALDIYKRDAIGSGVVEPRYEADELLGLMPAHHREPVDMHEVMARLVDGSELLLFKSGYGAATLCAQAHIGGHAVGLISNNGPIDVAGASKAAHFIQWMCQLGHPIIYLQNTTGYMVGKDSEQAGMIKHGSKMIQAVTNATVPQITIQCGASFGAGNYGMCGRGYAPRFLFSWPGAKTAVMGGEQAASTMRQVTEAAMARKGLPVDAELMQKQYDQIVAMFEAQADALVTSGLLLDDGVIDPRDTREVLSFCLQTLYEAQQRTVRPVQFGVARM from the coding sequence ATGAGCGTCTTTGCATCGCAATGGAATGCCGCCGGCGAGCAGGCGCAGCAGCGCCGGGCCGCCACGCTGGCGCGCATCGCCGCCCTGCGTGAGCTGGAGCAGCGGGCGGCCCAGGCATCGCAGCGGGCCAAGCCGCAGTTTGAAAAGCGCGGCCAGTTGCTGCCGCGCGAAAGAGTGGCCCTGCTGCTCGATGCTGGCCGGCCGTGGCTGCCGCTGTGCACGCTGGCGGGTTTCATGCTGGACCATGAAGATCCCTCCAAGTCGGTTCCCGGAGGCGGTATGTTGGCGGGCATCGGCTTTGTCAGCGGCGTGCGCTGCATGGTCGTGGCCAGCGACTCGGGCATCGAAGCGGGAGCCATCCAGGAAAAAGGCCTGGACAAGATGCTGCGTGTGCAGGAGATTGCGCTGCAGAACAAGCTGCCCTTCATTCATTTGGTGGAGAGTGCAGGCGCCAACCTCATGCGCTACCGCGTCGAGGGCTTTGTGATGGGCGGAGCCTTGTTTCGCAACCTGGCGCGGTTGTCTGCGGCAGGTCTGCCGGTCATCACCGTGCAGCATGGCTCGGGCACGGCCGGCGGAGCCTATATGCCGGGGTTGTCGGATGTGGTCATCATGGTGCGCGGTCGCTCGCGTGCCTTTCTGGCTGGACCGCCTCTCCTCAAGGCGGCGACAGGCGAAATCGCGACCGAGGAAGAGCTGGGCGGCGCCGAGATGCACACCAGTGTCTCGGGGCTGGGCGAGTATCTGGCGGAGGACGACCGCCAAGCCCTGGGCATGGCACGCGCCGTGGTGTCTCAGCTGTCCCAGTGGAAAAGGCCTGAAGCACTTGATATATATAAACGAGATGCTATTGGTTCAGGAGTTGTCGAGCCGCGTTACGAGGCCGATGAGCTCTTGGGGCTGATGCCGGCGCACCACCGCGAGCCGGTGGATATGCATGAGGTCATGGCGCGATTGGTGGACGGCTCCGAGCTGCTGCTGTTCAAGTCCGGCTACGGTGCGGCCACGCTGTGCGCGCAGGCGCATATCGGAGGCCATGCCGTGGGCCTGATCTCCAACAACGGCCCCATCGATGTGGCCGGTGCCAGCAAGGCCGCGCACTTCATTCAATGGATGTGCCAGTTGGGCCACCCCATCATCTATCTGCAGAACACCACGGGCTATATGGTGGGTAAGGACAGCGAGCAGGCCGGCATGATCAAGCACGGCAGCAAGATGATTCAGGCCGTGACCAACGCCACCGTGCCGCAGATCACCATCCAGTGCGGGGCCAGTTTCGGAGCAGGCAACTACGGCATGTGCGGCCGAGGCTATGCGCCGCGCTTTCTTTTCAGCTGGCCCGGCGCCAAGACGGCTGTGATGGGCGGCGAGCAGGCGGCCAGCACCATGCGCCAGGTCACCGAGGCCGCCATGGCACGCAAGGGTCTGCCCGTCGATGCCGAGCTGATGCAAAAGCAGTACGACCAGATCGTGGCCATGTTCGAGGCCCAGGCCGATGCGCTGGTGACCAGCGGGCTGCTGCTGGACGACGGCGTGATCGATCCGCGCGACACCCGAGAAGTGCTCTCGTTCTGCCTGCAGACCTTGTACGAAGCGCAGCAGCGCACGGTGCGCCCCGTGCAGTTCGGGGTCGCGCGCATGTAG
- a CDS encoding TetR/AcrR family transcriptional regulator, with protein MQTSHEAVIVKKRGRGRPPKSADERNESMRRGELVKVAAQLFRQRGFHGTSTRDIAAAAGMQPGSLFYFFESKESILHAVMRDGMAQAAASQAAALDGLTARASGVQRLRALVRNHLQIMVGPESDFIPVMLYEWRLLSDEQRVDVGAQKDEYEAQWMPALQALHHTGKLKASPEIARLLIFGALNWTAQWFSEGRGLTLDELTEQALALFIGER; from the coding sequence ATGCAAACAAGTCATGAAGCAGTCATAGTAAAAAAGCGCGGTCGTGGCAGGCCTCCGAAGTCGGCCGATGAGCGCAATGAAAGCATGCGTCGTGGCGAGCTGGTGAAGGTCGCGGCGCAGCTGTTCAGGCAGCGCGGATTTCACGGCACCAGTACACGAGATATTGCTGCTGCTGCTGGCATGCAGCCAGGCTCCCTGTTCTATTTTTTCGAGAGCAAGGAGTCCATCCTGCATGCGGTCATGCGCGATGGGATGGCACAGGCTGCCGCGAGCCAGGCTGCTGCGCTCGATGGGCTGACGGCGCGTGCCAGCGGTGTGCAGCGCCTGCGGGCCCTGGTGCGCAATCACCTGCAGATCATGGTCGGTCCGGAGAGCGACTTCATTCCCGTCATGCTCTATGAATGGAGGCTGCTCAGTGATGAGCAGCGCGTGGATGTGGGAGCGCAAAAAGACGAATACGAGGCGCAGTGGATGCCCGCACTGCAAGCCCTGCACCACACGGGAAAGCTCAAGGCCAGTCCCGAGATTGCGCGCCTGTTGATCTTCGGTGCGCTGAACTGGACGGCTCAATGGTTTTCCGAAGGCCGTGGGCTGACGCTGGATGAGCTTACCGAGCAGGCCCTGGCCTTATTCATTGGAGAGCGTTGA
- a CDS encoding MaoC family dehydratase N-terminal domain-containing protein: MIDTQWIGHALPSSELSLDRSRLRFFAKAIGENSAVYTDLEAAHAAGYPDLPAPPTFLFAAEMDSGASDLLLQTLNIPIAKILHGEQSFCYHRSACAGDRITVQSRIDDIYSKKNGALEFVVKSSRAVNQNNELVAEMRSVIVVRN, encoded by the coding sequence ATGATTGACACCCAATGGATAGGGCATGCCCTGCCCTCTTCCGAACTCAGCCTGGATCGTAGCCGCCTTCGTTTCTTTGCCAAGGCCATCGGCGAAAACAGCGCCGTCTATACCGACCTGGAAGCCGCCCACGCAGCGGGCTACCCAGACCTACCTGCGCCCCCCACCTTTTTGTTTGCGGCGGAGATGGACAGCGGTGCGTCCGACCTGCTCCTGCAAACCCTGAACATCCCGATCGCCAAGATCCTGCACGGCGAGCAAAGCTTTTGCTATCACCGAAGCGCCTGCGCCGGAGACCGTATCACAGTGCAGTCCAGGATCGATGACATCTACAGCAAGAAGAACGGTGCACTGGAGTTTGTCGTGAAGTCATCGCGCGCCGTCAATCAGAACAACGAATTGGTGGCCGAGATGCGCTCCGTCATCGTCGTTCGCAACTAG
- a CDS encoding AraC family transcriptional regulator, producing the protein MAAASIVPFTISMALVRGIAAGVRRHGHDCEELLLRAGIAPLLLAQDGARVTADQYVALMWRVVEMLGDEAMCQFSRPLKRGSLELIARQALSGHGMEIALQRMCQAHVLLQDQVDVQLVRDGALAGIVLRPVGYEPLPNFLYEFSLRVLWRLTAWLMGGTLKVQHFDFAFGQPDYANDYGDTFPAPLHFGLPFSAFWFDARKLARVCSRDEQALQTFVASWPAAAIMPPRTGEGVDARVHSHLLQSRPRWAGLEATAAELNMSAPTLQRKLAAAGTSFQAIKDELRRDIAVSRLGTSKVSFTELAADLGFADAAAFQRAFKGWTGSSPGLYRARPVES; encoded by the coding sequence ATGGCTGCTGCTTCCATCGTTCCTTTCACGATCTCCATGGCGCTGGTGCGGGGTATTGCTGCCGGGGTAAGAAGACACGGGCATGACTGCGAGGAGCTGCTGCTGCGTGCCGGCATAGCCCCTCTGCTGCTGGCGCAGGATGGCGCCAGAGTCACGGCAGACCAGTATGTGGCGCTGATGTGGCGAGTGGTGGAGATGCTGGGGGATGAGGCCATGTGCCAGTTCTCCAGACCGCTCAAGCGCGGCAGTCTGGAGCTGATTGCGCGTCAGGCCCTGTCCGGGCACGGGATGGAGATAGCGTTGCAGCGCATGTGCCAGGCCCATGTGCTGCTGCAGGATCAGGTGGATGTGCAACTGGTGCGTGATGGAGCGCTGGCGGGCATTGTGCTGCGCCCGGTGGGATATGAGCCCTTGCCCAATTTCCTCTATGAGTTTTCCCTGCGCGTGCTGTGGCGGCTTACTGCCTGGCTGATGGGCGGTACGCTCAAGGTGCAGCACTTTGACTTTGCCTTCGGGCAGCCTGATTACGCCAACGACTATGGCGATACCTTTCCGGCGCCTTTGCATTTCGGTTTGCCGTTTTCGGCATTCTGGTTTGATGCGCGCAAGCTCGCCCGCGTCTGCAGTCGCGACGAGCAGGCGTTGCAGACCTTTGTGGCCAGCTGGCCGGCGGCGGCCATCATGCCGCCGCGTACCGGAGAAGGTGTGGATGCCCGCGTGCATTCTCATTTGCTGCAGTCGCGTCCGCGATGGGCGGGGCTGGAAGCCACGGCTGCCGAGCTGAACATGTCGGCCCCCACGCTGCAGCGCAAGCTGGCTGCTGCGGGCACCTCCTTTCAAGCCATCAAGGATGAGCTTCGCCGGGACATAGCGGTCTCCCGACTGGGAACCAGCAAAGTCAGTTTTACAGAGCTGGCGGCAGACCTGGGGTTTGCCGACGCAGCGGCGTTTCAGCGTGCATTCAAGGGTTGGACGGGCAGCTCGCCCGGCCTTTACCGTGCCAGGCCGGTCGAGAGCTGA